The genomic region TGGTAGGGAAAATCCACCTGCTTCTATTTTAGGGGAACATGGGACTGCTAGCTATTTAAAAAATCCCGGAGTCTTTGAACTAGAATTAAAAGCCCTAGCTAGGTTACAAAAAGATGGTTACAGTAATATTTATTTAATGCTCCCTTTTGTAAGAACAGTAGAGGAGTTTATATTTTGCCAGCGCAAAGTTGTGGAGTTTGGATTAACTGAAAATCCCCAGTTTCAATTGTGGATCATGGCAGAAGTTCCTAGTATTTTATTTTTATTACCGGAATATATTAAGTCTGGTGTGCGTGGTATTTCCATTGGTACTAATGATTTAACCCAATTAATTTTAGGCGTGGACCGGGAAACAGAAGACCTATCCCCCCTACTTAATCAACGTCATCCTGCTGTTATGAGGACTATTTCCCAGTTAATTAAAATGGCTCAAGCTGGTGGTATTTCCTGTTCTATTTGTGGTCAAGCTCCTGTTTTATATCCGGAAATTATTGATCAGCTAATACAATGGGGTATAGATTCTATTTCTGTAGAACCAGAAGCGGTGGAAAGAACTTATCACACAATTGCTAGTGCTGAACAAAGACTGATTCTCGCAGCAGCTAGAAAGCAACTAGAAAGTTAAATAAATGGTTTCTAGTTACCCGATCTTAATCCTAGGGCAATTTTGCTGTGTTTTTCAATTTGTCCCATTACTTGTTTGGCCCTTTCAATAACTACTGGTGGTAAACCCGCTAGTCTCCCCGCTTCTATCCCATAAGACTTATCCGCACCACCAGGTTGCACTTGATGCAAAAAGATAATTTGGTCTGGTAATTCTTTGACGGTTACTTGATAGTTGGCTACGTTGGTGAGAATACTTGCTAACTCATTTAATTCATGATAGTGGGTAGCAAAAACAGTTCGAGCTTTAATCTCTGCTGCTAAGTATTCCGCTACTGCCCATGCAATTGATAGACCGTCAAATGTTGCTGTTCCCCTACCAATTTCGTCTAATAACACTAAAGAATTAGCAGTGGCATGATTTAGTATGTTAGCGGTTTCATTCATTTCTACCATGAATGTGGACTGACCTGTGGAAAGATCATCTACCGCCCCTACACGAGTAAAAATGCGATCGCAAATTCCTAACCGAGCAGACTTAGCGGGTACAAAACTACCAATCTGGGCCATTAACTGAATTAAACCTAACTGGCGTAAGTAACAACTTTTGCCACTAGCATTAGGACCAGTTAAGATGACCAGGTCGGGATAGGAGACAATTTGCTCTTGGGAATCCTGAAGTTCGCCACCAAGTGCAGTGGAGTTGGGAACGAAAAATCCTGCAGGTAAGGACTTTTCGACTACGGGATGACGACCATCAATAATTTCCAACTCCCTTCCCTCTAACATCTGGGGACGACAATAACCCTGATGTACTGCCAATTCTGCTAAACCACATAATACGTCAGCAGCAGCTACCGCACGCGAAATGTCCCGAATTGTTTCTGCATGGGAACCAACCTCATCTCGTAGGTTGGCAAATACTTCATATTCTAACTGATTTAAGTCATCTCTAGCTGTTAATATTCTAGCCTCTCTTTCTTTTAATTCTGGCGTAATATAACGTTCTTCATTGGTTAGTGTTTGTTTACGAATGTAATTGTCAGGAACTTGGTCAGACTTGGAACGGGAAATACTAATGTAATAACCAAAGGTCTTATTGAATCCCACCTTTAAAGTAGGAATTCCCGTTCTCGCTCTTTCATCAACCTCTAAGTTTGCTATCCAATGTTGATCTGCTTCTACCGTAGCTTTCCTCTCATCTAATATACGATCAACTCCTGAACGAATTAAACCACCCTCCTTTAACTGGGTTGGGGGTGCTTCCACCAGATAAGCATGTAGCTTCTTACCCAGCTCTTCTACTATGGGTGGAACCTTTTTTAGAACCTTGAGAAATGGCGATCGCGCATCTGCTACCAGTTGTGACAACTCGGGTAACCGAGAAAAAGAATCAGCCAATGCCAGTAAGTCTCGCGCATTGGCGGTTCCAGAACCTGCGCGACCCGTTAATCGTTCCAAATCATAAATTTGCCGTAATAATTTCCGTAAATCTTGACGCAGGGGGGTGTTTTCCACCAACTCCTCAATAGTATCTTGTCGTGACTTAATTCTCTTAATATCAATGAGAGGTTGTAACAACCATCTTCTTAAAGCTCGTCCTCCCATAGGGGTGCTAGTATGGTTTAGGGCCCACAAGAGAGATCCATGAAATGTGCCATCGCGTACCGTCTGGGAAATTTCTAAATTTCGGCGGGTTTGGTGGTCTAAAATTAGATAGTCATTGAGAGTATAACTACGTAATAGCTGGAGAGGTACAGAATTTTGCTTTTGAGTGTCCTCAATATATTCCAGCAGTCCACCTGCAGCGCGAACTGCCAGGGGGAGATGCTCACAACCAATACCTTCCAGGGAGCGTAATTTAAATTTTTGTAATAATTTACTCCTAGCTTCCCCCTGGGAAAAGGGCAATTGAGAGCGCAAACTATAACAAAATGTCGGTGGTAAACATTGAGGGAGGGAAGGTGAAGTTTCTCCTGGTCTCAGTAGAGTTCCCAGATCTGGTGCATTGGTAGGAAATAGCACTTCTGCAGGTTGTAATCTCATCAGCTCTTGGGTGAGATTTTCCAACTCACTGCTCTGGGTCGTCAAAAATTCTCCTGTTGAGATATCAGCGTATGCTAGACCCCAATGATTTGCAGCAATTACCACAGCTGCTAAATAGTTATTGCGACTAGCTTTAAGCATACCCTCTTCTAATACAGTTCCTGGTGTGAGTATACGGGTAACTTCCCGTTTTACCAAACCTACTGCTTGGGATGCGTCCTCCACTTGATCACAGATTACTACAGCATAACCTTTTTCCACTAATTGGGTAGCGTAACGCTCCCAAGCATGATGAGGCACACCTGTCATAGCTATGCGACCAACATCACCACCATGTTTACTAGTTAAAACTAGTTCTAATTCTCTGGATACAGTTATTGCGTCTTGGAAGAAAGTCTCAAAAAAGTCCCCCACACGGTACATTAGCAGCGCGTGAGGATATTTATCCTTCATTTCTACGTAGTGCTGATACATTTTACTCAGCTTACTACGGTCTCCTACCAGGTGGATATCATTAATGGGGATGGTGGGTGGTTGAATTTCTGGTGTGGTCATAGGAGATGCGGAGTTTTTTAGCACTTTATTTTTGCACTGTTTGCCATTGTAGCTTTAGGTATGGGAATTTGACGATTATTTAATGTTTCTTATTAATGTTTTTTAACTTATAGCTTTGACCTCAAAGTTAGGGTCAGGTAGGGGTGGTGATCTTTCCCTTCATAGAATCAGTCTGTAATTGACCCTCCCGCCAAATATCAGCAAAATCCTTGATAAAACTGGCAATAGGAATAGCTATTAACAGTCCCAGAACTCCACCCAGTTTGGCTCCAACCAGTAAAGAGATTACTACCCAAACGGGATTTAAACCCGTCAAATTTCCCAATAGTCTAGGGGCAACAATATTAGAATTAATTTGGTCAATTGTTACTGCTATTAATGCCACTTCTACCGCTTGCCAAAAGTTTTCTAAAGCTATCAATAAACTTACAATCCCAATGCCAATACCCGTGCCAAATGGAAAGAGGGAGAAAAAGCCAATGGTAATTCCAAATAATAAGGCTAGGGGAATTTTCAGAGCTATAAATGTTAGAGTTACGGTCACTCCCAAAACCGCTCCCAAGGTGGCTTGTCCAATGAAGTAATTTTGGAAATCTTCTTTTAGTAAAGCTCTGGCTTTCACCCTTAGGTAGGTAGGCAACCATCCATATAGACCATCCCACAATTTTTCCCCGTTTAATATGAGGTAAATGGTTAAAACAATAGTCAGGATTAAGTTTAGCAAAAACCCAATTGTATCAAATGCAAAAGTTAGGATTTTACCGGTAAAAGATTGAATTTGATTAGAAATTTTCTCCAACAATTGTGTAGCTATACCAATAATATTAACAGGTAAGTCCTGTTGGGTAGCTGCCCAATCCAAAAATGCTTGTAATTGTTGAGTTCCAGAACTTATCCAAGCGGGAAGAATATTGATTAACTCATTCAGTTGCTGAAAAATCAAAGGTAGTAAAATCACGCCTATGGCTCCCAACATCACTATTGTAAGAAGTAAAACACCCACAATAGCTAAGATTCTAGGAAACCCCAGGTTATGAAAAAATTTGATTGGATAATTTAAGACAAAAGATAGTAGAATAGCTAGAACAACAACACTAACTAATGGTTGAAAATATTTTATGACCTGAATGAGCAACCATCCATTCAGAATAATTATGGGGAAAGCCAAGGCAAAGGTTAACCAACGAGGTAATTTATTTGTCATTTCCATAAAAGTACATACCAATTCTCAACTAGCGATAAATGAAATCCAGCATGATTTTCTGGTGAATGTGTGCTAAGTATCTTACCTGACCAGCTTTGTGAGAATAGCAACTACCCGCCATAATATCTTGATCTGTTAATAAGCCCATGTCCCAACCTTCATACAAGGTGAGTTGTGATAACTCTGTTAGTAATGGTGCATGAAAAACATGACGAGTCACGTTGTCATCAGGATAAATGCCGAATTTTGTAAAGGTTGCTAATTGATAATCTATTTCCTCCTTGATTTCCCGCACTAGTGCTACTTCCGGGGTTTCACCCAGTTCTAAATGCCCACCAAATAACCCCCAACAACCGGGGGCGGCAATATGGGGAATATTATCTCTTAATTGCATGAGGTACTGGTCATTTTGGTAGAGAATAACTATAGAAACCTCTGGTATTTGATGATTAATCATAATGACCTGGTTTACTCCTCCTCTAAATATACTTCTCCGTACTCTTGCTGATGCAAGTTAATACTTTTGTACTTTATTTTACCTCTTAGTACCACCTCCTGTCCCAATTGTAACTTATTTTGATTTATCACAACCCAGATTTTACCAGTAGAGTCAGCAATTTGATATGCCTGCTGGCCAATCAAGGGAGCATGTTTTTCAATCTTTCCTTGGATATAAACTGTAGTTTCTGGCTGACCCATAGGTTTAATCTTAGCAATAGGCGTAATATTAGTCCCCAGACTGAAGGTTCGTAAATGGAAATTTATTAAGTTACCTTTAGCACAACTACCAATCATTAAAAGTAAAGCCCAGGTTAATACTTGGTAAATAAAACCGAGATTGCTCAAATTAGTAAGTAGTCTAGAGTTAGTCAGAGGAGAGAATTGTGGCATAAAGCGCTTACAACCCGAAACTGATGACGACCTTTTTCCCATTTTGCCCGTTTTGATTTATATTATCTATGTTTCGTTACTAAAAACCCAGAAGTTTTTACAAATCTAATTAGGAGATAAACGCCTATTTTCTCACTAAGATAGGGAAAAGATGAATAAAAATGGAAACAAAAACTGCAAAAATCCTTGATGGTAAGACACTAGCCGCAAAAGTTCAAAAAGAACTGGCTAAAACCATCACAGAAATACAACCTAAAATAGGCCGCCCCCCCGGTTTAGCAGTGTTGATGGTGGGAAATAACCCCGCCTCAGCCACCTATGTAGCTAACAAAGAAAAAGCCTGTCATCAGGTGGGAATTGCTACTTTCGGTAGACATTTTCCTACTGAAACTAGCCAAAATGAACTAGAACAAATCATAGAGGAACTCAACCGTGATCAGCGGGTAGATGGAATTTTAATCCAGTTACCCCTACCCAAGCATTTAGACTCTATTGCTCTACTACATAGAATTCTTCCTAGCAAAGACGCTGATGGACTGCATCCAATTAATTTAGGGCATTTAGTCCGGGGAGAAATGGGAATGCGCAGTTGTACCCCTGCTGGAGTGATGAAACTGTTGGCAGAATATAAAATTCCCCTAGCAGGAAAACAAGCAGTGGTGATAGGACGTAGTATTTTAGTGGGTAAGCCCATGGCATTAATGTTATTGGAAGCTGATGCTACAGTTACTATTGCCCATTCTCGCAGCCAAAACTTGACAACCATTACCCAAAACGCTGATATTTTGGTAGCAGCAGCAGGTATTCCCGGATTAATCACAGCAGAAATGATAAAACCGGGCGCAGTTGTGATAGATGTGGGAATAAACCGCATTACTGATGGCAATGGTAAAAGTCGCCTAGTTGGTGACATTGACTTTGTCTCCACTGCTCAGGTGGCACAGTATATTACCCCTGTTCCCGGTGGTATTGGCCCCATGACAGTCGCCATGTTGCTGCAAAACACTGTTTGTAGCTATTTAAAAGTAGCCAATCAGCAGTAATTAGCATTGATTATTGTTTATCACCATCAACCCAAACTTTTAGGACTCCCAGCATGGTAGCAACGGATAACATTCACAAAACATCACAGCCAGCCCGGTTTAACCTCTATGCCTATCTTGGGGAGCGACAGCAGCTTTGTGATGCAGCTCTGGATAAATTCATTCCGCTAGTATATCCAGAAAAAATCTATGAAGCCATGCGCTATTCCCTCCTAGCTGGAGGGAAGCGTGTACGTCCCATTTTGTGTCTTGCTACTTGTGAAATGATTGGTGGCACTGTAGAAATGGCTATGCCAACTGCTTGTGCTATGGAAATGATTCATACCATGTCCCTAATTCACGATGATTTGCCAGCCATGGATAATGATGATTATCGACGGGGTAAATTGACAAATCACAAGGTCTATGGGGAAGACGTAGCCATTTTAGCTGGTGATGGCCTGTTGGCTTTGTCCTTTGAACTTGTAGCCACCCAAACCCCTCAAACCGTAGCACCTGAGAGGACTTTACAGGTAATTGCCAGAATGGGGAAAGCTTCTGGGGCTCCCGGGTTAGTCGGTGGTCAGGTGGTAGATTTAGCATCGGAAGGTCAGTCAAATATTTCACTGGAAACCCTCAATTTTATCCACAACCACAAAACAGCAGCACTATTAGAAGCATCTGTGGTCTGTGGGGGAATTATCGCTGGTGCTTCTCCACAAGACATACAAAAATTGACACGTTACTCTCAAAATATTGGTCTAGCATTCCAAATTATAGATGATATTCTCGATATCACTGCTACCAAGGAACAACTGGGCAAAACCGCTGGTAAGGATATTGAAAGTGCAAAAGTCACCTATCCTAGTTTGTGGGGAATTGAAGAGTCAAGGCTGAAGGCCCAAGAACTTGTGGAAGAGGCTTGTGCCCAATTAGATTTTTATGGGGATAAAGCAGTCCCTCTACAGGAAATAGCTCATTTTATTATTAATCGCAATCACTAGGTGGCAATTGAGATTATGGATTTGAATATGATATCAAGGCACAAAATCATACTTGATAATTATTATTCACTTACAGTCAAGCTACAACCAACTTTACCTCAACACACAACTGCTGCTCTTAGTTCCATCACCCCACCAAAATACCATGCAGGACATCGGCGATATTTTCTACAACCGAGTGCTACTGGTTGCACTTGTGGCTTGTTTTGTTTCACAAGGATTAAAACTCATTTTTGAATTTATCAAACATCGTAAATTAGATCTCCGCGTTTTGGTTACCACTGGAGGTATGCCTAGCGCCCATTCGGCTCTAGTTACAGCTTTAGCAGCTGGTGTCGGGCAAACTATAGGTTGGTCATCTCCAGATTTTGCCTTAGCTGCGGTTGTAGCTATTATTGTTATGTACGATGCTACGGGAGTTCGCCAAGCAGCAGGTAAGCAGGCCCGCATCCTCAATCAAATGGTTGATGAACTCTTCCATGAAAAACCAGAATTCTTTCAAGACCGTCTTAAGGAACTTCTCGGACATACGCCCCTTCAAGTCGTAGCTGGCTCGGTTTTAGGAGCCGCTATTTCCTGCTTGGCAAGTTATTGGTTAACTAAGGCTCCTTCTTAAACCTTTGGGTTTGCTGAAAAGTCATCATTTCAGCAGGCCCTAACAACTCATTTTAATGTTACTACCGACCGCAGTAACACTACTTTTCTACCATCGGCTAAAATGGCAAATAAACCATTTTGATTCAGGTTTTGTAATGTTCTGTAGGCTTCTGTTTGATTAGTAGTATATACGGCCAATAAATAGGGACGTTCTCCGTAGGAAACTAACCCTACGTTACCCCCGACAATCTTTTGTATATTGTTGGCCAATTCCGGGCGTCTGAAATAATCTACTAAGACCGCAAATCCATCCCCTAATATGGTTGGATTATAACTGTAATTGGGTTTTGGTGGTTCCCATCCTATCGGTTGGGCAATAATGGCGGGCAAACCTATAACGTTGCTGACATATTTTGCCCAGCGATTAGCATCTTCAACTTTCTTAAAACCACCTACTCTTGTTACTACTTGATCCAGGTATTTACAAGTTACGGATTTTAGTTCCGATGGCAAAACAGTACGCAACTGTTCTTGATTATTAGCTGTAGGGGTCAGAAATAATAACAAATACTCCTCCGCACTGGGCGGTTGGCAAACAGTAAGGGTGGATTGAGACAGGACAGGATTAGGATGGATAACCGTGGCAACTAGACATGCACCTAAAGCAGCAAGGTCACGTGATAAATTATTTGGTAGGCTCAGTTTTAGCTTAGTTTTTGGTAAACGTATTTGCATAGTTTAGTAAAATTGCACCAAAGTAATTATTCTTAGGTTATGTGTTCACTTATTTACACATTTGTCAAAGAAGCTAGCGGGTCATGAATAGTTCCCAAAGGAGTAGTAAATTCACCCACTATAACATGTTCTAAACGTAATTTTAACCAGGTAATAAATTGAGAATCGGTGGAAATAATGGCTACTGGTGGTTGGGGACATTTTTTCTTAACATCTGTCATTTCGGGCGCTTCCAAAAAAGCAGGATTTTTTACTAACCAGAAGTCTATTTCCTTTTCCCGCTCGTGGTAATTACGGATCCGTTCCCTTAAAACTTCTTCTAGTGGTTCCTCCTCGAGGAGAAACTTTTGACTAGCCAACACGTAATGATACTTTTCCATTTTTGTTCTGATCTGTTTATTTAAGTTTATTTAGGTTTGATATAGCCCTAGCCACTTGCAGCGGGAGGTCCAACTTTTGCCTATTAGCCCTCTACAGCGTTTTGGCTAAAGCTATATATGTAAATTTCACACTGCTGGGGAAATTGCCATTAGGGACAATTATTTTCTGACGTGTTGATCTTACCACCCGATGTGAGTTTGTGCAGGAACAGGTTGTTGTCAAAATAGTGTTCCAAGGAAATAATCTTTAAATCATCGGTTACATGAGCTATGCTTACCCCGATAATTTCCACAGTTTCCCCTGTGGGAGCAAACTCCTTATATGCACCCCGAAAATGTCCCCAGTGTCTCCACTTGAATGTCACCTTTGGTGGACCTGAGTAGACTTCTAGCAGTTCCCAGGGAAAACCCTGGGGAAATGTGGTTTGAAACAATTTAGCTGACGATTCAAAGGTTTCTTG from Cylindrospermopsis curvispora GIHE-G1 harbors:
- the crtE gene encoding geranylgeranyl diphosphate synthase CrtE, translated to MVATDNIHKTSQPARFNLYAYLGERQQLCDAALDKFIPLVYPEKIYEAMRYSLLAGGKRVRPILCLATCEMIGGTVEMAMPTACAMEMIHTMSLIHDDLPAMDNDDYRRGKLTNHKVYGEDVAILAGDGLLALSFELVATQTPQTVAPERTLQVIARMGKASGAPGLVGGQVVDLASEGQSNISLETLNFIHNHKTAALLEASVVCGGIIAGASPQDIQKLTRYSQNIGLAFQIIDDILDITATKEQLGKTAGKDIESAKVTYPSLWGIEESRLKAQELVEEACAQLDFYGDKAVPLQEIAHFIINRNH
- the folD gene encoding bifunctional methylenetetrahydrofolate dehydrogenase/methenyltetrahydrofolate cyclohydrolase FolD; this encodes METKTAKILDGKTLAAKVQKELAKTITEIQPKIGRPPGLAVLMVGNNPASATYVANKEKACHQVGIATFGRHFPTETSQNELEQIIEELNRDQRVDGILIQLPLPKHLDSIALLHRILPSKDADGLHPINLGHLVRGEMGMRSCTPAGVMKLLAEYKIPLAGKQAVVIGRSILVGKPMALMLLEADATVTIAHSRSQNLTTITQNADILVAAAGIPGLITAEMIKPGAVVIDVGINRITDGNGKSRLVGDIDFVSTAQVAQYITPVPGGIGPMTVAMLLQNTVCSYLKVANQQ
- a CDS encoding divergent PAP2 family protein, which produces MQDIGDIFYNRVLLVALVACFVSQGLKLIFEFIKHRKLDLRVLVTTGGMPSAHSALVTALAAGVGQTIGWSSPDFALAAVVAIIVMYDATGVRQAAGKQARILNQMVDELFHEKPEFFQDRLKELLGHTPLQVVAGSVLGAAISCLASYWLTKAPS
- the mutS gene encoding DNA mismatch repair protein MutS, whose amino-acid sequence is MTTPEIQPPTIPINDIHLVGDRSKLSKMYQHYVEMKDKYPHALLMYRVGDFFETFFQDAITVSRELELVLTSKHGGDVGRIAMTGVPHHAWERYATQLVEKGYAVVICDQVEDASQAVGLVKREVTRILTPGTVLEEGMLKASRNNYLAAVVIAANHWGLAYADISTGEFLTTQSSELENLTQELMRLQPAEVLFPTNAPDLGTLLRPGETSPSLPQCLPPTFCYSLRSQLPFSQGEARSKLLQKFKLRSLEGIGCEHLPLAVRAAGGLLEYIEDTQKQNSVPLQLLRSYTLNDYLILDHQTRRNLEISQTVRDGTFHGSLLWALNHTSTPMGGRALRRWLLQPLIDIKRIKSRQDTIEELVENTPLRQDLRKLLRQIYDLERLTGRAGSGTANARDLLALADSFSRLPELSQLVADARSPFLKVLKKVPPIVEELGKKLHAYLVEAPPTQLKEGGLIRSGVDRILDERKATVEADQHWIANLEVDERARTGIPTLKVGFNKTFGYYISISRSKSDQVPDNYIRKQTLTNEERYITPELKEREARILTARDDLNQLEYEVFANLRDEVGSHAETIRDISRAVAAADVLCGLAELAVHQGYCRPQMLEGRELEIIDGRHPVVEKSLPAGFFVPNSTALGGELQDSQEQIVSYPDLVILTGPNASGKSCYLRQLGLIQLMAQIGSFVPAKSARLGICDRIFTRVGAVDDLSTGQSTFMVEMNETANILNHATANSLVLLDEIGRGTATFDGLSIAWAVAEYLAAEIKARTVFATHYHELNELASILTNVANYQVTVKELPDQIIFLHQVQPGGADKSYGIEAGRLAGLPPVVIERAKQVMGQIEKHSKIALGLRSGN
- a CDS encoding NUDIX hydrolase: MINHQIPEVSIVILYQNDQYLMQLRDNIPHIAAPGCWGLFGGHLELGETPEVALVREIKEEIDYQLATFTKFGIYPDDNVTRHVFHAPLLTELSQLTLYEGWDMGLLTDQDIMAGSCYSHKAGQVRYLAHIHQKIMLDFIYR
- a CDS encoding MgPME-cyclase complex family protein produces the protein MEKYHYVLASQKFLLEEEPLEEVLRERIRNYHEREKEIDFWLVKNPAFLEAPEMTDVKKKCPQPPVAIISTDSQFITWLKLRLEHVIVGEFTTPLGTIHDPLASLTNV
- a CDS encoding AI-2E family transporter codes for the protein MEMTNKLPRWLTFALAFPIIILNGWLLIQVIKYFQPLVSVVVLAILLSFVLNYPIKFFHNLGFPRILAIVGVLLLTIVMLGAIGVILLPLIFQQLNELINILPAWISSGTQQLQAFLDWAATQQDLPVNIIGIATQLLEKISNQIQSFTGKILTFAFDTIGFLLNLILTIVLTIYLILNGEKLWDGLYGWLPTYLRVKARALLKEDFQNYFIGQATLGAVLGVTVTLTFIALKIPLALLFGITIGFFSLFPFGTGIGIGIVSLLIALENFWQAVEVALIAVTIDQINSNIVAPRLLGNLTGLNPVWVVISLLVGAKLGGVLGLLIAIPIASFIKDFADIWREGQLQTDSMKGKITTPT